In the genome of Notamacropus eugenii isolate mMacEug1 chromosome 5, mMacEug1.pri_v2, whole genome shotgun sequence, one region contains:
- the LOC140508790 gene encoding olfactory receptor 51A4-like produces MYYFLSMLAFSDLGLSLSSLPTMLRVFLLNAPRISADACFAQQFFIHGFSLMESSVLMIMSFDRFIAIHNPLRYSTILTNARATKLSLMLTVISFSLILPFPFTLKNLTYCKRTFLSHSYCLHQDVMKLACSDNKVDIIYGFFVALVGMLDLVLISISYIFILKTVLGIASHQEQLKALSTCVSHISAVLIFYIPIITLAVLYRFGKHAPLLFRILMADVLLLVPPLMNPIVYCVKTQQIRIRVMRKLYFK; encoded by the coding sequence ATGTACTATTTCCTTTCCATGCTGGCCTTCTCTGACTTGGGTCTGTCTCTGTCATCCTTACCTACAATGCTAAGGGTCTTTTTATTGAATGCTCCCAGAATCTCTGCTGATGCCTGCTTTGCCCAGCAATTTTTTATCCATGGTTTCTCTCTTATGGAATCTTCAGTTCTTATGATAATGTCCTTTGATCGTTTCATAGCTATCCACAATCCCCTAAGGTATAGCACTATCCTTACCAATGCAAGAGCTACCAAACTTAGCCTGATGTTAACTGTGATAAGTTTTTCATTGATCCTACCATTTCCTTTCACTCTGAAGAACCTGACATATTGTAAGAGGAccttcctttcccattcctaCTGTTTACACCAGGATGTTATGAAATTGGCTTGTTCTGATAATAAGGTTGATATTATCTATGGCTTCTTTGTTGCTCTGGTAGGCATGTTGGATTTAGTATTAATTTCAATTTCCTACATATTCATTCTGAAGACTGTTTTAGGCATTGCTTCCCACCAAGAACAACTCAAGGCTCTTAGTACCTGTGTCTCTCACATTTCTGCAGTTCTTATTTTTTATATACCTATCATTACCCTGGCTGTTCTTTACCGCTTTGGCAAGCATGCTCCCCTGCTCTTTAGAATCCTAATGGCTGATGTCCTCTTGTTAGTCCCACCATTAATGAACCCCATAGTATATTGCGTGAAGACCCAACAGATTCGAATCAGAGTCATGAGGAAGCTGTATTTCAAATAG